The following are from one region of the Oscarella lobularis chromosome 3, ooOscLobu1.1, whole genome shotgun sequence genome:
- the LOC136184918 gene encoding lysosomal thioesterase PPT2-A-like has product MSRLLAFFGLLSLATSYKPVVIIHGIFDNYKSMFDLRDLIVAAHPGTNVTLIDMYSDADSIANMWSQVHDFGKAVRQVMNEAEDGIHLIGFSQGGLVARGVIQSLTNHSIDTFVAISSPQLGQFGDTSYLRDLPDFVRDEVWRVFYSDFGQLTSIGNYWNDPLHHTEYLKSNVFLPILNGGHSLNPMAAQNKTAFERLGKVVLIGGPDDGVITPWQSSHFGFYAENDGIDIIETTQQEIYTNDWIGLKSIDQRGDLHMYKIPGVEHVHWHGNKTVFDCCIEKWLT; this is encoded by the exons ATGTCGCGTCTCCTCGCCTTCTTCGGCCTTCTCTCGCTCGCCACTTCCTACAAGCCAGTTGTCATAATACACGGCATATTCGACAACTACAAATCGATGTTCGACCTGCGCGATttgatcgtcgccgctcacCCGGGAACGAACGTGACGCTAATCGACATGTACTCGGACGCGGATAGCATCGCGAACATGTGGAGTCAAGTGCACGACTTCGGCAAAGCCGTGCGCCAAGTAATGAACGAAGCAGAAGACGGCATCCACCTGATCGGATTTTCACAAG GTGGACTCGTGGCGCGAGGAGTGATTCAATCGTTGACGAATCACAGCATCGATACGTTCGTAGCGATTTCTTCGCCACAACTGGGACAATTCGGAG ATACGTCGTACCTAAGGGATCTTCCCGATTTCGTTCGTGACGAAGTGTGGAG AGTCTTTTACTCGGACTTTGGACAACTTACCTCCATTGGAAACTATTGGAACG ATCCTCTTCATCACACGGAATACTTGAAATCCAACGTATTTCTTCCCATTCTAAATGGTGGGCATTCATTGAACCCGATGGCGGCGC AGAATAAGACTGCTTTTGAGAGACTAGGCAAAGTCGTTCTCATAGGTGGACCTGACGACGGGGTCATCACTCCTTGGCAATCGAG TCACTTCGGATTCTATGCTGAAAACGACGGCATAGATATTATAGAAACAACTCAACAAGAA ATTTACACTAATGACTGGATTGGATTGAAGTCGATTGACCAACGCGGCGACCTGCACATGTACAAAATTCCCGGCGTCGAACACGTGCACTGGCACGGCAATAAAACCGTCTTCGACTGTTGCATTGAGAAGTGGTTAACATAG
- the LOC136184895 gene encoding acetyl-coenzyme A synthetase 2-like, mitochondrial — MFRRSLTLAGRGLAASRSRTLSSLSFLSEDHAKVYDHSTNDPERFWGDLARERIDWHQPFNTAMNCDMNAGKIRWFEGGKLNVCENVVDRHARLDPNRIAFIWEKDEPGDVERVSYGDLLESACRIGNALRARGIQRGDRVAIYMPVSPLAAASMLACARIGAVHSVVFAGFSAEALRNRIRDAEAKAVITADEGVRGGKRIPLKSIVDAALDDGACPTVGDVFVMTRTGSDVKMMHPRDVKLEEAMSEQPPTCPAESMDSEDLLYLLYTSGSTGRPKGIAHTQAGYLLYTGVTHQNAFDVRSGDIFACVADIGWITGHSHALYGPLFNGVTSVLFESVPTYPNPGRYWEMVQRLRVTQIYTAPTALRLLIKSGDSHVRKYDRSSLRILGCVGEPLNVEAWHWYHTVVGERRCTVVDTWWQTETGGIMLSPRPAPTGTQPKPGFPMLPFPGIRPLLVDSNGAEIVGNDVSGLLCIRGAWPGMARTIYGDHERFLNTYFRPYPGLYFTGDGAYRDVDGHYRITGRVDDVINVKGHRLGTAEVESALDEHPDVAEAAVVGFPHEVYGEGIYAYVILKDTFAPAGTMDDIVKSMKGIVKSKIGSFAVPEIVLVTPGLPKTRSGKIMRRILRKVAANQTDDLGDVSTLADPAVVEEIKSRHVELMKEREYAYGRKE; from the coding sequence ATGTTTCGTCGCTCTTTGACGCTAGCCGGCCGCGGCCTCGCCGCATCAAGATCCCGAACGCTATCTAGCCTCTCCTTCCTAAGCGAAGACCACGCGAAAGTCTACGATCACAGCACGAACGATCCCGAACGCTTTTGGGGCGATTTGGCGCGCGAGCGCATCGACTGGCATCAACCGTTCAACACGGCAATGAACTGCGACATGAACGCAGGCAAAATACGCTGGTTCGAAGGCGGAAAACTAAACGTGtgcgaaaacgtcgtcgatcgtcacgCGCGACTCGATCCCAATCGAATCGCATTCATATGGGAAAAAGACGAGccgggcgacgtcgaacgcgtttCGTACGGCGATCTGCTCGAGAGCGCGTGTCGCATAGGGAACGCGTTGCGAGCACGTGGCATCCAGCGTGGCGATCGCGTCGCAATCTACATGCCCGTGAGTccgctcgccgccgcgtcgatgCTCGCCTGCGCGCGCATCGGCGCCGTTCacagcgtcgttttcgccggtTTCAGCGCCGAAGCGCTGCGCAATCGCATTCGGGacgccgaagcgaaagccGTCATAACGGCGGACGAAGGCGTTCGCGGCGGAAAACGAATCCCATTGAAATCCATCGTCGATGCggcgctcgacgacggcgcatGCCCGACGGTGGGTGACGTTTTCGTTATGACGCGTaccggaagtgacgtcaaaatgatGCATCCACGCGACGTGAAATTGGAGGAGGCGATGAGCGAACAGCCGCCGACGTGTCCGGCCGAGTCGATGGACAGCGAAGATCTTCTCTATTTGCTCTATACTTCGGGCAGTACGGGTCGTCCCAAGGGCATCGCTCACACGCAGGCCGGGTATCTTCTTTATACGGGTGTAACGCACCAGAACGCCTTTGACGTTCGTTCTGGCGATATATTTGCCTGCGTTGCGGACATCGGCTGGATTACCGGTCACTCGCACGCTCTATATGGGCCTCTCTTCAACGGAGTCACTTCTGTTTTATTCGAAAGCGTGCCCACTTATCCAAACCCCGGTCGCTATTGGGAAATGGTCCAACGGCTCCGCGTCACCCAGATCTACACGGCTCCGACAGCGCTACGTCTCCTCATCAAGTCCGGCGACTCGCACGTGCGAAAGTACGATCGATCGAGCCTGCGCATTCTCGGCTGCGTCGGCGAGCCGCTCAACGTCGAAGCGTGGCACTGGTATCAcaccgtcgtcggcgagcgacgcTGCACGGTCGTCGACACGTGGTGGCAAACGGAAACGGGCGGCATCATGCTCTCGCCGCGTCCCGCGCCGACGGGAACGCAACCGAAGCCGGGATTTCCTATGCTGCCGTTTCCCGGTATTCGAccgcttctcgtcgattctAACGGCGCCGAAATCGTCGGTAATGACGTTTCCGGGTTGTTGTGCATTCGCGGCGCGTGGCCGGGGATGGCGCGGACGATCTACGGCGATCACGAGCGTTTTCTCAATACCTACTTTCGTCCGTATCCCGGGCTTTATTTcaccggcgacggcgcgtaTCGGGACGTCGACGGGCATTATCGAATAACGGGTCGCGTTGATGATGTCATAAATGTGAAGGGGCATCGATTGGGTACCGCTGAAGTGGAGAGCGCTCTCGATGAGCATCCCGACGTTGCTGAAGCCGCCGTTGTCGGTTTTCCGCACGAGGTCTATGGGGAGGGGATTTACGCGTACGTGATTCTGAAGGATACGTTCGCGCCCGCTGGTACCATGGACGATATTGTCAAGTCCATGAAGGGTATTGTTAAGAGTAAGATCGGATCTTTTGCCGTGCCTGAGATTGTGCTCGTGACGCCCGGCTTGCCGAAGACGAGATCGGGTAAGATTATGAGGCGGATTTTGCGCAAGGTGGCGGCAAATCAGACGGACGATTTGGGTGACGTGAGCACGCTTGCTGATCCCGCCGTCGTGGAGGAGATCAAGAGCCGACACGTCGAGTTGATGAAGGAGAGAGAGTATGCGTACGGACGAAAAGAGTGA
- the LOC136184892 gene encoding eukaryotic translation initiation factor 2-alpha kinase 3-like has product MTSSRLVSLLLCLLSVLERTRSSETDWSTSFVITSTLDGKLTAVNRAMGNIEWVLPSPLGPLLSSTLASMQFGNDPSRLVPSLDGTIFHWEGDRLKPIPVSAETLLSAPFQFSNESTLVGSRQVESTGIDPRSGKVLYRCSADGCTDDMTSDDDDVLVANRIQQTVRCIDPRKGLERWNFTVGQFELKYYESQGSEGVKAPYSCPPTSSGTDLRLDAATGTISAIYNDESHSLWTHDFESPLTAVWTLEGSLLEARTLFSRRTALAFSAPLESQSSNPLLMMLGSHKGQLYVQPSRSSDAPPPPTVHEQNAVIHVSEEDISPLPTYSTDPNSVTTAIALYKRPFKRLTQSVPVCFNLPFASLDKGVPLYGNYGQCKRQNEVPDVQFPLVKVMASLWKIVLVILIAIGCLSIYSIKRRETQRLAEKATVPEKVQSQPSQLDLKSYVTDEATAASLDRTPSIISTASSRRTASESFASTFERDFEVDGFLGTGGFGDVYQVKKPLDGCSYAVKKIKLPKKYAAREKVLREVKALATLDHPNIIRYFSSWEECPPMAFQYRVKPPPDAKDESAMTATIQSSAALLSPSATTEESLGICADAPGNTKTADDFIQFEAASQKSKTINSNAVFELEGGDENAEQTQRETVDVDVDCPVYLFIQMELCEKKTLSTWLSERQETREYAQIITIFKQIVSAVEYVHAKGMMHRDLKPSNILFAFNGSVKIGDFGLVTYHSATNGHYYGSVPFNLNQMGNRRHTGAVGTELYMSPEQIAGKSYSEKVDIFSLGVIFFELISPFRTAMERHKTLSRVRDRNFPPDFKEKYEKEGELIESLLAHNPSQRPDAKAVINDHLLTVATETATATATAVALPKQ; this is encoded by the exons atgacgtcaagtcGTTTGGTGTCGTTgctcctttgccttctctcgGTCCTAGAAAGGACGAGAAGCAGTGAAACCGATTGGAG CACTTCATTCGTCATCACCAGTACATTAGATGGCAAGCTCACGGCGGTAAACAGAGCTATGGGCAACATCGAGTGGGTACTACCATCACCATTGGGCCCTCTGCTCTCATCAACACTCGCTTCCATGCAG TTTGGCAACGATCCGTCGAGATTAGTTCCATCTCTTGATGGCACGATTTTTCATTGGGAAGGAGATCGGCTCAAG CCAATTCCCGTCTCGGCTGAGACTTTACTGAGCGCACCCTTTCAATTCTCAAACGAGAGCACATTGGTCGGATCTCGGCAAGTCGAAAGCACGGGAATTGATCCCAGGTCAGGCAAG GTGTTGTATCGCTGTTCAGCAGATGGTTGCACAGACGACATGACTagtgacgatgacgacgttctcgttgcAAATCGAATACAGCAGACAGTACGATGTATCGATCCAAGAAAGGGCTTAGAGAG GTGGAATTTCACCGTGGGACAATTTGAATTGAAGTACTATGAGAGCCAAGGAAGTGAAGGCGTTAAAGCGCCCTACTCGTGTCCTCCCACCTCCTCTGGTACTGATCTTCGACTTGATGCGGCCACGGGAACGATATCAGCCATTTACAA TGACGAATCTCATTCTCTGTGGACACACGAC TTTGAATCTCCTCTGACGGCCGTTTGGACTCTAGAGGGTTCTCTTCTCGAAGCACGGACTCTCTTTTCTCGAAGAACGGCTTTGGCTTTTTCCGCACCTCTTGAATCGCAGTCAAGCAATCCCTTACTCATGATGCTCG GTTCTCACAAAGGCCAGCTATACGTTCAGCCTTCCCGCAGCAGCgatgcgccgccgccgccaacggTCCATGAGCAGAATGCTGTTATTCACGTATCCGAAGAGGATATTTCGCCATTGCCTACCTATTCAACGGATCCAAACAGCGTCACGACCGCTATCGCACTCTATAAGAGACCGTTCAAACGGCTCACGCAGA GCGTTCCAGTATGCTTCAATCTTCCCTTTGCATCGTTGGACAAAGGAGTTCCTCTGTATGGAAACTACGGCCAGTGCAAACGTCAGAACGAAGTGCCAGATGTGCAGTTTCCCTTAGTAAAAGTCATGGCTTCTCTATG GAAAATCGTACTGGTGATTCTAATTGCTATTGGCTGTCTCTCCATTTATTCCATCAAACGGAGAGAGACACAAAGACTCGCTGAGAAGGCCACAGTGCCGGAGAAAGTCCAATCTCAACCGTCTCAACTCGACCTGAAATCG TACGTGACGGATGAGGCCACTGCAGCAAGCCTAGATCGTACTCCCTCTATTATCAGTACGGCGTCATCAAGGAGAACGGCCTCCGAGAGTTTCGCTTCAAC ATTCGAAAGGGACTTTGAAGTTGATGGCTTCCTTGGCACGGGCGGCTTCGGCGATGTGTATCAAGTGAAGAAGCCATTGGACGGGTGCAGTTACGCGGTGAAAAAGATCAAACTGCCGAAAAA ATACGCAGCCAGGGAGAAGGTCTTGCGTGAAGTGAAGGCACTGGCAACACTGGATCATCCCAATATCATACGATACTTCAGTTCGTGGGAAGAATGCCCGCCAATGGCCTTTCAATATCGCGTGAAGCCACCACCGGATGCCAAAGACGAAAG tgcgatgacggcgacgattcaaTCTTCGGCGGCGCTGCTATCGCCGTCAGCGACGACAGAAGAATCTCTTGGCATCTGCGCTGATGCACCAGGGAATACAAAAACAGCAGACGATTTCATTCAGTTTGAAGCCGCCTCCCAGAAGAGCAAAACGATCAACTCCAATGCTGTTTTCGAATTggaaggcggcgacgagaatgCAGAGCAGACGCAGAGGGAAACAGTTGATGTTGACGTTGATTGCCCCGTCTATCTCTTCATCCAAATGGAGTTAtgcgaaaagaagacgctcAGCACTTGGCTCAGTGAGCGGCAGGAGACGCGCGAATACGCGCAAATCATTACCATCTTCAAGCAG ATTGTTAGTGCCGTCGAATACGTTCACGCAAAGGGGATGATGCATCGGGATTTAAAA ccAAGCAATATTTTATTTGCATTCAATGGCTCGGTCAAGATCGGTGACTTTGGTTTAGTGACGTATCATTCGGCCACGAATGGACACTATTACG GAAGTGTTCCATTCAATCTGAATCAGATGGGTAATCGTCGTCATACTGGAGCCGTTGGAACCGAACTTTACATGAGTCCAGAGCAG ATTGCGGGGAAATCGTACAGTGAAAAAGTCGACATTTTTTCACTTGGAGTAATATTCTTCGAGTTGATCAGCCCTTTTCGAACGGCTATGGAACGTCATAAG ACTCTTTCTAGAGTGCGAGATCGAAATTTTCCTCCTGActttaaagaaaaatatgaAAAAGAG GGCGAACTAATCGAATCTCTTTTGGCTCACAATCCGTCTCAACGACCAGACGCCAAAGCGGTTATAAACGATCATTTACTAACAGTAGCTACTGAAAcggcaacagcaacagcaacagcagtaGCACTTCCAAAACAATAG
- the LOC136184901 gene encoding molybdenum cofactor biosynthesis protein 1-like, whose protein sequence is MRALLRLASFAPRRQASSSRFLVDKFDRHHTYLRISLTERCNLRCQYCMPLEGVQLSKPSHLLTTPEIVKLVQLFAQGGISKIRLTGGEPLLRKDLPEIVGHLKGISGIRTIGMTTNGVTLHRTLSSLQEAGLDKLNISLDTLEERKFEFIARRKGLRHVLRSIDEAVQAGFTPLKINCVVMKGLNDDEISSFVALTKDKPIDVRFIEYMPFDGNRWNFSKFVAYKDMLSAIEASHGDVVRLENDYNDTAKSYKVPGYTGHFGFITSMSEHFCGSCNRLRLSAEGSLKVCLFGASEVSLRDALRSGADDAELMSLIGMAVKKKKAAHAGMFNISKSKNKPMILIGGLFSNLSIRLFSSSQLSHLDSQGKARMVDTSEKEITQREASARAVVHLGKSIYDAVKENNVKKGDVLSVARIAGISAAKATPSLIPLCHTLGLSYVGIEFHLREVDHSVEVVSVVRCADRTGVEMEALTAVAVASLTVYDMCKAMSKDMEIREIRLLYKKGGKSN, encoded by the exons ATGCGGGCTCTCCTTCGTCTCGCCTCTTTTGCTCCACGTCGACAGGCCAGCAGCAGccgctttctcgtcgacaaaTTCGATCGACATCACACTTACCTGCGTATCTCTCTAACTGAACGATGCAATCTACGAT GCCAGTATTGCATGCCCCTGGAAGGAGTTCAGCTCTCCAAACCGTCCCATCTCCTTACGACGCCAGAAATCGTCAAGCTCGTTCAACTTTTCGCACAGGGTGGTATCAGTAAGATACGTTTGACTGGCGGTGAACCGCTTTTGCGAAAGGATTTGCCAGAAATTGTCG GACATTTGAAGGGGATATCCGGTATACGGACGATCGGTATGACGACGAACGGAGTCACGTTGCATCGaactttgtcgtcgctgcAAGAGGCTGGATTGGATAAGTTGAATATCAGCTTGGATACGTTGGAAGAGAGGAAGTTTGAATTTATTGCCAGAAGAAAGG gacTTCGTCATGTTTTGAGAAGTATAGATGAGGCTGTGCAGGCTGGGTTCACGCCATTGAAA ATAAATTGCGTGGTTATGAAAGGGTTGAATGATGACGAAATCAGCAGCTTTGTAGCATTGACCAAAGATAAG CCCATCGATGTACGATTTATTGAATACATGCCTTTTGACG GCAATCGGTGGAACTTTTCCAAATTTGTTGCCTACAAAGACATGCTGAGTGCAATAGAAGCGTCCCACGGGGACGTTGTTCGACTAGAGAATGATTACAACGACACTGCGAAA AGTTACAAAGTGCCAGGCTACACTGGCCACTTTGGCTTCATTACGTCCATGAGCGAACACTTTTGCGGATCATGCAATCGACTCAGATTATCAGCAGAGGGAAGTCTGAAA GTATGTTTGTTTGGAGCGTCGGAGGTGTCTCTTCGAGACGCTCTTCGATCCGGAGCAGACGACGCTGAGCTGATGTCCCTCATAGGAATGGCTgttaaaaagaaaaaggcagcTCACGCAG GGATGTTCAATATATCAAAGTCCAAAAATAAGCCTATGATTCTTATTGGTGG TCTATTTTCTAATCTGTCGATTcgcctcttttcttcgtcgcaatTGAGTCACTTGGATAGTCAAGGCAAAGCGAGAATGGTCGACACTAGCGAGAAGGAAATCACGCAGAGAGAGGCATCGGCAAGAGCAGTCGTACATCTCGGAAAATCAATATACGATGCGGTCAAAGAGAACAACGTCAAGAAAGGGGACGTTTTGTCTGTGGCTCGTATCGCTGGCATATCGGCTGCCAAGGCAACTCCCTCTCTCATTCCTCTATGCCATACACTTGGGCTATCCTACGTTGGCATTGAGTTCCATCTGCGCGAAGTGGATCATTCCGTTGAAGTCGTGTCTGTCGTACGTTGCGCTGATCGAACAGGGGTCGAAATGGAGGCTTTGACTGCTGTCGCCGTGGCATCCTTGACTGTGTATGATATGTGCAAGGCTATGTCGAAGGACATGGAAATACGCGAAATTAGGCTCCTTTACAAGAAAGGCGGAAAAAGCAATTGA
- the LOC136184923 gene encoding uncharacterized protein: MSHFDSNFRQKTMSQFQLQFPKLGSRTKEQKIVKMNPKDATDHEKKSSASSSSSSVSSSRPKDNSFEFSKEMNRLDEFEKQVDHLHDFFVKCRLDLHMLNVDLLSAIHPSDLERAKKRKGEDYYHTA; the protein is encoded by the exons ATGAGTCATTTCGACAGCAATTTTCG acAAAAGACCATGTCTCAGTTCCAACTTCAATTTCCCAAGCTGGGCAGCAGAAcaaaagagcaaaaaattgtcaaaatGAACCCCAAGGATGCAACGGACcacgagaagaagagctccgcttcgtcgtcgtcgtcttccgtctCGTCATCGCGCCCCAAAG ACAATTCGTTTGAATTTTCGAAAGAAATGAATCGATTGGATGAATTCGAGAAACAGGTTGATCATCTCCACGATTTTTTCGTGAAATGCAGAC TTGACTTGCACATGCTCAACGTCGATCTCCTTTCAGCCATTCATCCCAGCGACTTGGAAAgggcaaagaaacgaaagggAGAAGACTACTACCACACAGCATAA